TCGACGCGCCCGACGCGATCGCGGCCGCGCGATCGTCACTTTCCGCTTGACTTCGTTTTTTTCTCAACCATAATCTACATCCAGTATGAGCGAGGCGAGCGTAGGCTACGCCTTGTGATTGGTCGGAGCCGGATTGAGAACTCAACGGCAACTCGCCGGGAGGACAAACGGCGAAGATCACCACCCTCCCTTTTTCCAGATGGCGGACCGCCCGCCTCTGGATGAACGGTTCGGCAACCTCCCGCATCTCGATCGCCGTCTGAACCCGCGTATCGAGGCCCAGGGTCTCCAGCGCGTCCTGCAGGCACAGCGCATTGATGACCGTGGCCACCATGCCGGCGTAGTCCGCCGTAGCGCGGTCCATGCCCTGCTGCGCCGCGGGCTTGCCCCGCCAGATGTTCCCGCCGCCGATGACAATGCCCAGCTCGACGCCGCGCTCGGCGGCTTCCTGCACGTCCCGCGCGATCCGCTCCACGCTGGGCCAGTCAATCACGCCGGAACTGCCGCCGAAAGCCTCGCCGCTGAGCTTCAGCAGCACACGCTTCCAGCGGGGGGTACAGGCGCCGGGCTCCGTCCGGGAATCGCTCACTCCAGCTCCTCCCCGACCTGGAACCGGGCGAACCGGCGCACGACGACGAGCTCGCCGGTCTTGCCGGTCAGGTCCAGCAGCAGGTCGTTGATGGTCATGCTGTCATCGCGGATGTACTTCTGGTCAAGCAGGCAGTACTCCTCGTAGAACTTGCGCATGCGCCCTTCGACCATCTTCTGGGCGATGTTCTCGGGCTTGCCCTCGGTCTTGGCCTGCTCGATCAGCACCGCGCGCTCGCGCTCGAGGGCCTCGGGCGGCACTTCGTCGCGGCTGACCCAGCGCGGCCGCATGGCCGCGATCTGCATGGCCACATTGTGTGCGAACTCCCGGAACTGCTCGGTCCGGGCCGCGAAGTCGGTCTGGCAGTTGACTTCGACCATCACGCCGACCTGGTCGCCGGCATGGATGTAGCTGGTGACGATGCCCTGCTGGGTCGCCTTATCGGCCTTCTTGGTGGCCACGGCAATGCCCTTCTTGCGCAGGGCGTCCACCGCCGCCTCGAAGTTGCCGTTGCACTGCTCGAGGGCCTGCTTGCAGTCCATGAAGCCGGCGCCGGTCTTTTCCCGTAGCTTCTTCACGTCATTGGCGCCAATCGCCATGTGAATATCCTCCGTGATCTGTCGCGTGGGCGCGGACGTCTCGGACGCGCCGGAGGCGCACCCAGACGCCCGGCCCCACGCACTCATTGCCTACTCGTTGCTGTCCTCGAAGACTTCGATGAAGGCCTCTTCGGGCGACAGGGTCTCGCTGACCACTGCCGCTTCGCGGGCGATGGCGGCCTGCTCCTGGGCCACGGCCGCGTCCATCTGCTGCTCGCTGACGGCGCCCTCAACCAGGCCCTGCTGGTACATGCCACGGCCCTCGAGGACAGCGTCGGCCATCTTGCCGGAGATCAGGCGGATGGCGCGGATGGCGTCATCGTTGCCGGGGATGACATAGTCCACGACGTCGGGATCGCAGTTGGTGTCCACGATGGCGACGACCGGGATCTTGAGCTTGTTGGCCTCGGCGGCGGCGATGTGCTCGCGCTTGAGGTCCACGACGAACACGGCCTGGGGCAGATCGCGCATCAGGCGGATACCGCCCAGGTAGTTGTTGAGCTTCTCGCGCTCGCGGTCCATCATGAGCGCTTCCTTCTTCGTCAGGCGCGTCCACTCACCGCTGTTGGCGGCCATGTCCAGCTCGTCCAGGTGCTTGATCCGGCTCTGGATGGTGTTGAAGTTCGTCATCATGCCGCCCAGCCAGCGCTTGTTGACATAGGGCATGCCACAGCGCTGCGCCGCAGCCTCGATGGCCTCGGCGGCCTGCCGCTTGGTGCCGACGAACAGCAGGTTGCCGCCCTGGGCCGCCATGTCGCGCACAAACTCGTAGGACTGCTCGATCAGCTTGAGGGTCTGGTGCAGGTCAATGATGTAGATGCCGTTGCGCTCGTGGTAGATGTAGCGCTTCATCTTCGGGTTCCAGCGGCGCGTCTGGTGCCCGAAGTGGACTCCTGCCTCCAGGAGTTCCTTCATGGTGATGAGGGCCAAGGTGGCCACCTCCTTGCCCCTCCATCGGCGGCACGCATGGCCGCAGGAGGGGTCCAACGGAGCCGGGGGACGAGGGCGGTGCTACCGGTCCGCACGCGCAGCCGGGGCTGACCAATCAGCCTGTCGCTCGCTGACGAGCGCACGGCTTGCAGCGTTCCATGTCCTGCCGCGCAGGCGCGACGGCAGGCCAGCTTGTCTCCCGTGGGTGTGCGCGATCCACTGCTGCCCTCGTCCGGATCAGCGCGCGGGAGTATCAGAGTGCCGGCGACCTGCGGTCAACCGGCCCCTCAGAATAGCACAGGAAGCCGCACAGCGTCAATCACATGGCGGCGCCCCCCGGGGGGCGCCTAACCCCCGTGACCACCCCGCGCCACGCACCGACACGTGATCCGTTTGTGCTCCACGAAGACCCACTCATAGGTGCACGACCAGTTCACGATGCCCCCGCCCCAACTGGCCTTGCCCTTGTGCTCCAGGCCCCACAGCGACCCTGTCGCCGCGACGGTGTCCAGCTCCGGGCCATACTGTGTGGCGTAGGCCTCGGCCGCCACGCGCTGCGACTGCTTGTTGTCGTCAATGATGCCGGTCTCGTACTCCCATTTCTTGATGCACCGCCACTCCCCGGCAGTGGATACTGTGCCCTTGGCGCCCCGGATGGTCGGGTTGAACCACTTGACCCAGAAGTAACCGGTGTCATACCACTGCCACCACGAGGAGGCGTTGACGTGGTCCCACAGCTCGGCGGTCCACGTGTAGTTGACGCTCTCGGTGTGGATCGGGCGGGTGCTGAACTCCGCGATGGGGGCGGCCACGACGAGCAGCGTGAGATCAGCGCAGGGCACAAGCACGGCGCGTGGCGCGCCCAGTTCGGACAGGTGCGTCTGGAGCAGCGCCTGCAGGCCCTGCGTCTCGGCCGGGGTCGCGACCGTCAGGCGCGTGCCGGTGCGAGTGCTCGTGGGGGCCAGGGACACCACCGGCGCCTGCCCGACGAGCCCCAGCATCTGCTCTCGGGAGATCGTCACGGTCTGACCGGCGGTCGCCCCCTGCACAGCCTCCAGCAGGAAGTTGATGACCAACGACCAGGAAGCCGTGCCCTTCCCTACGTTCACGAACTGGTCAATCTTCGTGTCCTGGGCGGCGCTCTCGGTGCCGATGCTGCCCTTGAGGGGGGACAGCATGGTAGGGGCGCCCCGCATCAGGGGGCGCAGGTCGAGGCGATCGGCGGCCAACGCGGCTCCGCTCATGACCACGACGGCGAGGAGCACGGTGGCCATTCCCAGACAGGCTGCTCGGTTCATTGCCGCTCTCCTTCTGCATCAGCGTTGGGTCACTTATGGTATGGTTCGGCCTGACACAGGCCGATTCCTGTGTGCCTGCCGACGGGATGGACAGACCATTGGTAGTGCGGGCTTCCAGCCCGCTGCCGGCCCGCCTTCGCGGGAGGGCGGGCTGAAAGCCCGCACTGCTGGCACGACGCATGGGGCTGACTGGTGTCCCTGGCAGTTGCGCCCCCTCGCTTTGCCCGTCCTTGACGCCCCCTCGTGCCCGTCCTACAATCGTCACAGCCGTTGTTTCCCAGCCACGGAGGCCCTCCATGTTGCAGCGCCGTCTGCAGCTCCTCGCCTGTCTCACCGTTGCCGCCCTCCGCCTGTCCGCAGCCCTGGCCCAACAGCCCCCCACCCTCGACGAGATCGTGCGGCTGGCGAAGGCCGGCGAAGCCGCGGACAAGGACTTCTCGGGCGCGGTGGCCGCCGGCCTGACACTGGCGCGCTGCAGCCTGGCGGGCACCAACTGGCGCGGAGCGGACCTGCGCGGGGCGATGCTCACGGCCGTGTCGCTGCAGAAGGCCGACCTGCGGCAGGCCAACCTGCGGGGAGCCGTGCTGGAGCGGGTGGACCTGCTGAATGCCGATCTCTCGGGCGCCGACCTCAGCGGCGCGATCCTGTGTCTGACCAACCTCGAGAATGCCAATCTGACTGGCTGCCGGATGGACGGCGTCACGCTCGAGGGGACGGGCCTGTCGCTCACCGGGGCGCCCTACCTGGCGGCCCTGCACCTGGCCCTCCAGAACGCCAGCACCCAGCAGTTCAGCCGCGCCTGGGTCGCCGGGCTGTCCGGCGATGCCTTTGCCTTCTCCTACAGCACCGACCCGCAGCCGCCGACCCGCGATCAGGGGTTCTGGCCGGGGCTGCCCTTCAGCGTGAACCCGTTCCAGGCTGCGGCGGACAACCTCGGCCTGCGGATCACGTTCGCCCGCGAGACGGCCGCCGAGAAGCTGCTGCTCGACAAGCTCCAGGAGCAGTCTGTGTTCGTGCTGCCCCTCAAGCCGCCGACGGTGGATGAGCGTCTGACGCAGGGCCGGCCGCTGTGGGCCGTGCTCACCGCCCGCGAGACCCGCGAGGCC
Above is a genomic segment from bacterium containing:
- a CDS encoding pentapeptide repeat-containing protein, translated to MLQRRLQLLACLTVAALRLSAALAQQPPTLDEIVRLAKAGEAADKDFSGAVAAGLTLARCSLAGTNWRGADLRGAMLTAVSLQKADLRQANLRGAVLERVDLLNADLSGADLSGAILCLTNLENANLTGCRMDGVTLEGTGLSLTGAPYLAALHLALQNASTQQFSRAWVAGLSGDAFAFSYSTDPQPPTRDQGFWPGLPFSVNPFQAAADNLGLRITFARETAAEKLLLDKLQEQSVFVLPLKPPTVDERLTQGRPLWAVLTARETREAGMVFVFQAPPYGSQEFRREQLFGDIWGGPWDTPEPAGKMTPARRQLVALGCGVPLPASDQVAKALRQAAAIITEKRTYGPLVPGEAGLTRLAADLRDASTSLDSEAARRLLAWQRFPRHCLIGSLGLACDFLGEAALVLPDDKQQACQEARLLLRSTLTALDANWPQLTAPGEALTPAQAAAFARAADIVAEVAAAERKAATLFATIAR
- the tsf gene encoding translation elongation factor Ts, yielding MAIGANDVKKLREKTGAGFMDCKQALEQCNGNFEAAVDALRKKGIAVATKKADKATQQGIVTSYIHAGDQVGVMVEVNCQTDFAARTEQFREFAHNVAMQIAAMRPRWVSRDEVPPEALERERAVLIEQAKTEGKPENIAQKMVEGRMRKFYEEYCLLDQKYIRDDSMTINDLLLDLTGKTGELVVVRRFARFQVGEELE
- the rpsB gene encoding 30S ribosomal protein S2, translated to MALITMKELLEAGVHFGHQTRRWNPKMKRYIYHERNGIYIIDLHQTLKLIEQSYEFVRDMAAQGGNLLFVGTKRQAAEAIEAAAQRCGMPYVNKRWLGGMMTNFNTIQSRIKHLDELDMAANSGEWTRLTKKEALMMDREREKLNNYLGGIRLMRDLPQAVFVVDLKREHIAAAEANKLKIPVVAIVDTNCDPDVVDYVIPGNDDAIRAIRLISGKMADAVLEGRGMYQQGLVEGAVSEQQMDAAVAQEQAAIAREAAVVSETLSPEEAFIEVFEDSNE